A region of the Thioploca ingrica genome:
TGTGCATGATGTCGCCCAAGTGAGTCAGAATTTAGCACAACCCCCTATCCTCATTGGTCACTCCATGGGGGGTATGATTGTACAAAAATACTGGGAGGCACATCATTCTCACCCAGCGGCTATCCTGATGGCTTCTGTTCCTCCCTGTGGTTTATGGAGTCCCTCTATTTATTTAGCTTGTCAAGATCCTGAGTTACTTTGGCAACTCAATCTCATTCAATTCTTCGGGCTACGTTTTGTTACCCCCTCATTGCTGAAGAAAGCACTATTTTCTGAACCGACCACGGCTGAAATCATCCAAAATTATTTAGCCCAGTTACAACCGGAATCTCAACGTGTTATCTTAGACATGTTATGGTTAGATTTACCGACTTTACATTCGCAACCAACTTCACCCTTGTTAGTATTAGGTGCCGCCAACGATAAGGTTTTTCCTCAATTCTTAGTCAATTGGACCGCTAAAATCTATGATACCCAAGCGCATATTTTTCCCAACATGGCTCATACCATGATGTTAGAACCTGCCTGGCAAAAAGTGGCCGATTATATTTTGTCTTGGCTTCAAGAACGAAAGCTATAAACTCGTTTAAATACGAGACACACACTTTAGTAAATAATGAATTAAGGCAGTGAAAAAGTGACTAATGAATGAAGCACTTTTATAAAAAGTATAGAATTTTAAATACTTTCAAGCGCAATGACGCTTGTTGGTTGGGAAACAATGACTATGAATGCGATTACTACTTATCAACCGATTGTATTCATCGTGGATGATAATAAACAAATCCATGTATACATCACTAAATTAATGGAATCAATTCATCTTAATGTTATTTCTTACTACTGCGCTAAAGACTTTTTAGAAAACTTTCAACCGAATCAACCCGGTTGTTTATTACTGGATCTACGGATGCCAGATATGAGTGGTCTTGAGCTTTATGAACGGATGAGAATACAAGATATTTGCTTACCGGTTATTATGCTGACTTCTTATGGTGATGTGGCTACTGTAAAACGAGCTTTCATTGGAAAAATCTTTGATTTTATTGAAAAGCCATTTTCTCAACAATATTTACTTGAACAAGTTCAAAAAGCCATTAAACAAGATACGATTTGTCGTGAAGAAAAACAGAAACGACAAGAATTACAAGCTCGATTAGATACACTGACGCTCAAAGAACGTGAAGTGATGATGAAATTAGTACAAGGTCAATCGATTAAAGCGATCGCTTATGAACTCAGTATTACCCATAAAACCGTTGATAACCATAAAGCCAGCATCATGAAAAAAATGCAGGTTCATAACCTAGTTGAGTTAGTCCATATTGCCTCATTTTGTAATTTACTACCCCCCCCTTATAATCTAATTTAAGGTTGTCATTTAAATTTTGCATTAACTTAACTCTATTGAACTAAAACTAAGAAGAAGGTTACCATCACTTCATTTCCTTCGGTTAGCTTAAAAAATAGGAACTTTTCCTAAGTTGCTGTGACTTTTTCCTATTTTTCTCCGCTTTTTTTCCTATTTTTCCTATTTATCTGGGTAGTTATTCCCGTAGTCAACCGCTTTATTATCGATATAATTTTAAGCAAAAAAAATTCAGCAAGCGTCTCTTATAGATTGAATTATCCTCATCTAAGATATCGGTTGAAACCCTGGCGCTGCGCGCTGGTCGATGATATACCTAACAGCGACGCAGCGTTTTTCGCTGCGCTTTGTCATTGCAAAAGCGTAGCGTCCTTATATAATTATTATCAGTAACCCGGTTAACAATTCGACATTGCTGATAACGATTTACTGTTCATTGATAACGGCTAGTTGTTCACTGATAACGGCTAACTGTTTTTGCAGTTGATTTTCATAGCGGTTTGAAGTGGTAGCAATTTGTTTTTGAACGAGTTCAAGTAATTGATCGCGACTATAACTTTCTTTCTGAAAAATGGTGTCTACATAACCATGAAGATGGGCTTGATCTTCGGTACTTAGCTTGGTAGAGGTTAATACCACCACCGGAAGAGAACGCCATTTGGGGTTTTCTCGTAAATGAGCAACAAATTCAAAACCGTCCATTTCTGGCATCAGCAAATCTAAAATAATCAGCGAAGGCTTCTTATCCTCAAGATGTTCTAAGGCAACTTTGCCGTTTTCAGCTTTAAACACTCGCCAGCCTTCATTTTTAAGCATGGTTGCCATGACCTCACGAGTAATCACATCATCTTCAACAATCATAACCAGGCGTTGCGAATCGTCTCCAATTCGATATTTATTTAACACGGATGCTAATTGATCCCGTCCCACTGGTTTAACCAGATAATCGGTAGCACCCATAGCAGAACCCATATTTTTATGTTCTTCAATTGAAGTCATGATAACGGGAATATCGAACAAGACCGGATCGGCTTTTAACCGCGATAATACTCGCCAACCGTCCATACCTGGCATTTGAACATCCAGAATAATGGCATCTGGACGCAGTTTATTGGCTAACTTAAGTCCTTCTTCACCCTCTGCGGTGACCGCAACTGAGTAACCTAATTTACTCAGGTAGTTCTTAAATAGGTCACGCATAATTTTATCGTCATCAATAACTAAAATAATCTTACTCCCTTCTTTAGCGATATTGGCTTCGCTGCCGGTCGAGTCTTCATCCCTCACCGGTTCTTCAATGCGAACTTGAGTGGGTAGATGAATAATAAAGGTACTTCCTTGTCCAAATTCACTTTCAACCCGGATTGATCCACCCATCATTTCGGCAAATTCTTTAGTAATGGCTAAACCTAAACCGGTGCCGCCAAAACGACGGGTGGTAGACGCATCCACTTGAGTAAAAGGTTGAAACAATTTTTTCTGTTGTTCTAGTGTCATGCCAATCCCTTCATCTTTAATACTAAAACAAATGGCTTCTTTTTTATCAATATCGGTATGACGAGTCACTTCAAGATAAATACGACCATTTTCAGTGAATTTAGCGGCATTAGTTAATAAATTAAATAAAATTTGCCGGGTTTTAGTCAAATCAGCATAAATATGACCTAACCTATTCGTAATATTGACTTCTAATTGATTCGATTTTTTATCGGCAAGCGGTTGAATAGTGACAACCACTTCATTCAGCAACGTTTCAACTTCAAACGTTTCCAAGTAAAGCTCCATTTTACCTGATTCAATTTTAGAGAGATCAAGTATGTCATTGATCAGTCCAAGTAAATGCTTACCGGCAGCGTGAATTTTTTCTAAATCAGCAACAAAATCAAGGATGCCTAAATCTTCCGCATCTTCTCTTAGCATTTCACTATAGCCAATAATGGCATTCATGGGGGTGCGCAACTCATGGCTCATATTGGCTAAAAATTGGCTTTTAGCCAAATTAGCTGCTTCTGCCATTTCTTTCGCGGTATTAAGTTCAGTCGTTCGTTCTTCAACCTTGTTCTCTAATTCATTGGCATAAGCTAATATTTCCTGATCGCGCAGAGCGATTTCCTGTTCTAGCTTTTCGCGCAAGCGGTACAATTCAACATGGGTTCGTACCCTGGCTAGAAGTTCTTCTTCCTGAAAAGGCTTATGCACATAATCAACACCACCGGTAGCAAAGGCGCGTAATTTATCTTCCGCATTCGCCAATGCGGATAAGAATAACACCGGAATCTGTGCTAAATTGTTATCCATTTTCAGGCGGCGGCAAGTTTCATAACCATCCCAGCCGGGCATTGCTACATCTAATAAAATCAAATCGGGTCGTTCTTGCTTAGCTATTTCAAACGCTTTTTCACCGCTTTTCGCTAAAAGCACTTGAAATCCTTCTTGTTGTAGGATTGCATTTAACAAAGCGAGATTAGTTAAGGTATCGTCTACGACTAAAATGACGGGTTTATTAAAACTCACATCGATCACCTATCAATCAATCTTTTGCTGTTAGGGGCATTGGAATTATTGGGCAGCATTTTCTCAAAGAGAAATTTTGTTTAACTGCATGACTTTATATTAACAATGATTTTTTAGTCAATTCATTAAAATTTTGTAACCAAGTTTCGACTTGTTTGCTGAAACTTTCTTGTTCTGGTGGCGTGATACCTTGCGGATCAAAACGGTAACGTTGATGTAACCCCAACAAAGTTTGCAAGTGAGCCGGTGACCATAGTGGTGCTTGAATTCGCTTAACCCAAGTCGTTATGGTTTCTCCTGGCAAGCGGACATAACCGGCTGTTTGTAATTGTGCTATTATTTGGTAAAAAGGCGAATCGGCACCGGGATTAAGCGTTTGGTTATCGACAGCAGCGACCGCTGGTCGGGAACGTGCTATTTTTTGCCTAGAATACAGCCGCCATATTAATATTAAACCCAAAGGTGGAATTAACCAAATCAGCCAATCAGAAGTCCCGGCTGACTCACGCCAGCGCCATTGGAAAAATTGATAAGTCAACCAGGAGCCCAAATCATAAAGCGGTTGCCACCAAGCAGTCTGCTCTTCTTCTAAATCCAACCACCCACTAGGGGTCGTATCCACTTCCACCCAACGTCCTTCAATATAAGCCAATGCCCAAGCATGAGCATGACGTTTACGCACCACATAAGCCTTTTCAAGTTCACTAAATTCTTCGACCATATAACCAGCCGCATAACGCGATGGAATTCCCGCAGCACGCAATAGTAACACGGTTGCTGTCGCAAAGTATTCACAATGCCCCGCACGACTATGATATAAAAAGTACTCCAGTGGTTGGATATCAGTTGAGGTTGTCAACTGCAGTGAATAGTGGAAATGTTGCTTAAAAAATCGGGCTAAAGTGAGTAGCACTTCCTGCGGGCGCTGCTGTGGTAAACCTAATTCATTTGATAAATTAATGATATATTTTTTTTCAGCTGCTGGCAAATCTTGATCGAGCTGAGTTGGAGGACTATCTAAAGGGGTATCTTGACTAAAATCAGCTTGATATCTTATTAATCCCGGACCTTGTTCCACTTTCACGGCACCGAATGGATTTTGTTGTACAATAGGGACTATTAAATGCGAAACTTGATAAGTACCATGAGGCAAAGTGAGTATGCCATTCCCTCTGGGTAGATAAGCAGCAATCTTGACTATAGCAGAGTGAGCTTGAAGAGTTGAGGGTGGTAAAGCCCAAGGCGTGAAAACCCAAGTCCCTTCTTGACTAGCGGTTATGGGCGTAAAATGGGCTGATTTAGCTCGCCAAGTGGTTTGAAAATAAGAATTATAGCTGGCTTGACGTAAGCGCATGGGAACGGGTGCCTCAACTCGAAGAATAATGCGGTCAGATTGTTTAAGTTTGCCAATATCACCAATCGCGGTACTTTGTCGATAAGTGTCTCGGTCTTGCCAAAGCATACCCAAGATAAATTCCTCTATCTCCGATTGTAAGCGAAACAGTCCTTGCTGGCTTAAATAGGCTACCGCGATGGTCAGCATCCATACCACTCCCCAAACCACGACGTGGTGATGGCGAGGACGTGTTACCCATAATCCCCAAGTGACTAACCAGCACATGCCGGTGAAAAACCAAGCTGCACGACTGGTACTCGCTGACAAGAGACACATCAGCATATAGGGATAAGACAGATCAATACGGGTATGAGAATCGGTTTTTCCTTGGGCTTCGTAGCGGCGTAGCGACAGAAATAAGCTACTTAATTTAATCGAACCCTGCGTACTATAAATTTGAGTCGTGATTAATAAAAAAAATACGATGGGTAACCATTTTAATAAAGTCATTAACCCATAGATAGAATCTTGACTTAAAAGATATAGACTGATGATGACTAAAGTAAAAGAAGTAAAATCAGTGACTCGGTTAAAATCTTTATCGACGAGTGCCCAGCGCCAATTAACCCAACGTGCTCCTTCTAAAATCAATGCCATCGGTAGCGCCCATGAGGATAATTGGCTTTGCCATCCCCAGAATAGAAGGATACAACCGAGGAGAAAAGGAGGACTATTCATAAATTGATTAATTTTTCTGCTAATTGATCAATCAGTAACACCTGGACTTCAGGAAATTTTTGCCGATCGATTTCGAGTTCCGTTTCACTGACGATTACCACTAACAGAGAAATACCTTTGTTTTTCAATGATTGTATCAACCGTTGCCGCTCGGTATCCCAATTGAGTAACACACATAGACTACCACTTAGAGAGGGGGTATGTTCCATGACTAAGGAATAAAGTTGGGTGAAAGGCTGATCGGTACAGACTTCCACACAAGCTAGAATTTCTAACAATTGATCCGTTTGAGATAATCCTCGACCACTGGTAAAACAATAAGCTTGGGTACCCACTAACATCAGATCTAACAAAATTTCTTGACTACGAGGTGCACAAGCAAAAGAAGCCGCTACCGCTACCGCTGACTCAAACAATTCTCCGACGACTTGCATCGTAAAAGTATCTAAAATCAAGGCATGACGGACAAAAAATTCATCTTGAAATTCTTTGACAACCGGTTTACCGATTTTGGCCCAACTTTTCCAATGAATATGACGTAATGGATCACCGGGACGATATTCGCGTAACCCGACAAATTCTTCGGCTTCTCCCACTGACAAGGCTAATTGGACCCCACCACGTTGATATCTTCGGGAACTAGAAAGAAAAAGGGGAGATACCGGATAACGCTTAGGTAAAACTAATAACTTTTCTGGAAGAGGCAACGTATATAACGCATTAAACAATCCTAATGGATCAGAACGAGCAAAGCTCATACCAGTGAATTGGATATATCCCCTCCGCAAGGGAGTGAGATTCATGGTTATCGTTATATTTTGACTGGTTGACGGGCGAGATAATTTGGAATCGGTTGGTGGCAAAGGCGGTAAACTGGACTCAATACTATCCGCACCTTTATTCAGATTAACTAACCACAGCCAACGGGGGTAGCCTACATAATTATCGAACCAATTACGTTGTTCATGACCGGGTTCTTTGGCGCGTAAGAATAATTCAAAACTCGGTTGTTGGCGTTGAATATTTTCTCGTAATATTAAACCGCGTTGCCAGCGAGGCGTTTTATTTTGCACCCCAATACGATAGTGTAAAGTTTCACCCACGGTCGCAAATTGAGGTAACTCCCGTTGAGCAGTTAAACGAATCCGCCCCCACCAACTGGTTAAAATCGCTAATAATATCAGCGCCAATAACAGAGAAAATAATTGATAAGCCCAAGT
Encoded here:
- a CDS encoding two-component response regulator, producing the protein MNAITTYQPIVFIVDDNKQIHVYITKLMESIHLNVISYYCAKDFLENFQPNQPGCLLLDLRMPDMSGLELYERMRIQDICLPVIMLTSYGDVATVKRAFIGKIFDFIEKPFSQQYLLEQVQKAIKQDTICREEKQKRQELQARLDTLTLKEREVMMKLVQGQSIKAIAYELSITHKTVDNHKASIMKKMQVHNLVELVHIASFCNLLPPPYNLI
- a CDS encoding conserved repeat protein, with protein sequence MLRRVLFRNFRIVLALDNWIRQRFTKAGQLVLGGLIAAGVFGIDTRQTWAYQLFSLLLALILLAILTSWWGRIRLTAQRELPQFATVGETLHYRIGVQNKTPRWQRGLILRENIQRQQPSFELFLRAKEPGHEQRNWFDNYVGYPRWLWLVNLNKGADSIESSLPPLPPTDSKLSRPSTSQNITITMNLTPLRRGYIQFTGMSFARSDPLGLFNALYTLPLPEKLLVLPKRYPVSPLFLSSSRRYQRGGVQLALSVGEAEEFVGLREYRPGDPLRHIHWKSWAKIGKPVVKEFQDEFFVRHALILDTFTMQVVGELFESAVAVAASFACAPRSQEILLDLMLVGTQAYCFTSGRGLSQTDQLLEILACVEVCTDQPFTQLYSLVMEHTPSLSGSLCVLLNWDTERQRLIQSLKNKGISLLVVIVSETELEIDRQKFPEVQVLLIDQLAEKLINL
- a CDS encoding putative hydrolase or acyltransferase of alpha/beta superfamily, whose product is MQLEIISRLPSTKSTKPPILCIHGAYNRAWCWDKYFLPYFAQAGYPAYALSLRGHGNSAGANRLYWASLADYVHDVAQVSQNLAQPPILIGHSMGGMIVQKYWEAHHSHPAAILMASVPPCGLWSPSIYLACQDPELLWQLNLIQFFGLRFVTPSLLKKALFSEPTTAEIIQNYLAQLQPESQRVILDMLWLDLPTLHSQPTSPLLVLGAANDKVFPQFLVNWTAKIYDTQAHIFPNMAHTMMLEPAWQKVADYILSWLQERKL
- a CDS encoding signal transduction histidine kinase, whose amino-acid sequence is MSFNKPVILVVDDTLTNLALLNAILQQEGFQVLLAKSGEKAFEIAKQERPDLILLDVAMPGWDGYETCRRLKMDNNLAQIPVLFLSALANAEDKLRAFATGGVDYVHKPFQEEELLARVRTHVELYRLREKLEQEIALRDQEILAYANELENKVEERTTELNTAKEMAEAANLAKSQFLANMSHELRTPMNAIIGYSEMLREDAEDLGILDFVADLEKIHAAGKHLLGLINDILDLSKIESGKMELYLETFEVETLLNEVVVTIQPLADKKSNQLEVNITNRLGHIYADLTKTRQILFNLLTNAAKFTENGRIYLEVTRHTDIDKKEAICFSIKDEGIGMTLEQQKKLFQPFTQVDASTTRRFGGTGLGLAITKEFAEMMGGSIRVESEFGQGSTFIIHLPTQVRIEEPVRDEDSTGSEANIAKEGSKIILVIDDDKIMRDLFKNYLSKLGYSVAVTAEGEEGLKLANKLRPDAIILDVQMPGMDGWRVLSRLKADPVLFDIPVIMTSIEEHKNMGSAMGATDYLVKPVGRDQLASVLNKYRIGDDSQRLVMIVEDDVITREVMATMLKNEGWRVFKAENGKVALEHLEDKKPSLIILDLLMPEMDGFEFVAHLRENPKWRSLPVVVLTSTKLSTEDQAHLHGYVDTIFQKESYSRDQLLELVQKQIATTSNRYENQLQKQLAVISEQLAVINEQ
- a CDS encoding transglutaminase-like enzyme, predicted cysteine protease; the encoded protein is MALILEGARWVNWRWALVDKDFNRVTDFTSFTLVIISLYLLSQDSIYGLMTLLKWLPIVFFLLITTQIYSTQGSIKLSSLFLSLRRYEAQGKTDSHTRIDLSYPYMLMCLLSASTSRAAWFFTGMCWLVTWGLWVTRPRHHHVVVWGVVWMLTIAVAYLSQQGLFRLQSEIEEFILGMLWQDRDTYRQSTAIGDIGKLKQSDRIILRVEAPVPMRLRQASYNSYFQTTWRAKSAHFTPITASQEGTWVFTPWALPPSTLQAHSAIVKIAAYLPRGNGILTLPHGTYQVSHLIVPIVQQNPFGAVKVEQGPGLIRYQADFSQDTPLDSPPTQLDQDLPAAEKKYIINLSNELGLPQQRPQEVLLTLARFFKQHFHYSLQLTTSTDIQPLEYFLYHSRAGHCEYFATATVLLLRAAGIPSRYAAGYMVEEFSELEKAYVVRKRHAHAWALAYIEGRWVEVDTTPSGWLDLEEEQTAWWQPLYDLGSWLTYQFFQWRWRESAGTSDWLIWLIPPLGLILIWRLYSRQKIARSRPAVAAVDNQTLNPGADSPFYQIIAQLQTAGYVRLPGETITTWVKRIQAPLWSPAHLQTLLGLHQRYRFDPQGITPPEQESFSKQVETWLQNFNELTKKSLLI